From a region of the Actinopolymorpha singaporensis genome:
- a CDS encoding glycoside hydrolase family 6 protein — protein sequence MLAPFGPGRRTRRAVGAAAILAVAAFTAVVISPTNGELSSNGPTWPMAAHPTTDNPVSRTNGFYVDPHGQPTAWVRDNPHDPRRSLIAEGIAQRPVARWFLGGWDDATSAREYATAAARTHRLPILVAYNIPRRDCGGYSAGGAPTPAAYRSWIDGLAAGIGSRPAVVVLEPDALAGLTCLPAAWQREYDRLIAYGVDRFRAASPGTWVYVDAGHAAWVPPEEMAERLRRAHVANARGFALNVSNYRSTDANVEYGHAVADALAEKGISSRFLVDTSRNGRPTEDAQWCNPPGQRVGQVPRLGGANGLDMQVWARPPGESDGQCGVGATLRAGEFSPALAYSLLTESDPPGWRPGLALGLRRGADLWAVLRTS from the coding sequence ATGCTCGCGCCGTTCGGGCCGGGCCGGCGTACGCGGCGGGCGGTCGGCGCGGCGGCCATCCTGGCGGTGGCGGCGTTCACCGCGGTGGTGATCAGCCCGACGAACGGCGAACTGTCCTCGAACGGTCCCACCTGGCCGATGGCCGCGCACCCCACCACGGACAACCCCGTCTCGCGTACCAACGGTTTCTACGTCGACCCGCACGGCCAGCCCACGGCCTGGGTGCGCGACAACCCGCACGACCCGCGCCGGTCCCTGATCGCGGAGGGGATCGCGCAGCGCCCGGTCGCCAGGTGGTTCCTGGGCGGCTGGGACGACGCCACCTCGGCGCGGGAGTACGCCACGGCCGCCGCACGGACACACCGGCTGCCGATCCTGGTGGCGTACAACATCCCGCGCCGCGACTGCGGCGGTTACAGCGCGGGCGGCGCGCCCACCCCGGCGGCGTACCGCTCCTGGATCGACGGGCTGGCAGCCGGGATCGGCTCCCGGCCCGCGGTCGTGGTCCTCGAACCCGACGCGCTCGCCGGGCTGACCTGCCTCCCGGCGGCGTGGCAGCGGGAGTACGACCGGCTGATCGCGTACGGCGTGGACCGGTTCCGCGCGGCGTCACCCGGGACCTGGGTGTACGTCGACGCCGGGCACGCGGCCTGGGTACCGCCGGAGGAGATGGCCGAGCGGCTGCGCCGGGCGCACGTGGCGAACGCCCGCGGCTTCGCCCTGAACGTCTCCAACTACCGGTCCACGGACGCGAACGTCGAGTACGGCCACGCGGTCGCCGACGCGCTCGCTGAGAAGGGGATCTCGTCGCGGTTCCTCGTCGACACCAGCCGCAACGGCCGGCCGACGGAGGACGCGCAGTGGTGCAATCCACCCGGTCAGCGGGTCGGTCAGGTGCCGCGCCTCGGCGGCGCGAACGGGCTGGACATGCAGGTGTGGGCACGGCCACCCGGCGAGTCCGACGGGCAGTGTGGAGTCGGCGCGACCCTGCGGGCGGGCGAGTTCAGCCCTGCCCTCGCGTACTCGCTGCTCACCGAATCCGATCCGCCCGGCTGGCGGCCCGGCCTGGCGCTCGGTCTTCGCCGCGGGGCCGACCTGTGGGCGGTCCTGCGTACCAGTTGA
- the sigJ gene encoding RNA polymerase sigma factor SigJ, which translates to MTTAHEPGPPGETESQAGNPVDAGDPTAVFDEQRDLLFGVAYRVLGRAVDAEDVVQDAWLRWREVDHASVRDPRAYLVRVVTHLAVDRLRSAQHRRETYVGPWLPEPILTAPDIADDVALADSVSFGMLVVLETLSPLERAVFVLREAFGFSHAEIAGTLGRSEDAVRQLARRARQHVEARRPRFETDRSTQRDATERFLAAANSGDLAGLMDLLAPDVTLHSDGGGVAKAALRVIEGADKVARFLAGIAQKPPPEPRTYLASVNGRLALVVTSRGEPHSVFSLDVVDGRVSTIHVQVNPDKLHGLHDIVRVGDPVGLWP; encoded by the coding sequence ATGACCACGGCGCACGAGCCCGGACCTCCCGGCGAGACCGAATCCCAGGCGGGGAATCCGGTCGACGCCGGCGACCCGACGGCGGTCTTCGACGAGCAGCGGGACCTGCTGTTCGGGGTCGCCTACCGCGTGCTCGGCCGGGCGGTCGACGCGGAGGACGTGGTCCAGGACGCCTGGCTGCGGTGGCGCGAGGTGGACCACGCGAGTGTGCGGGATCCCCGCGCGTACCTCGTCCGCGTGGTGACCCACCTCGCCGTCGACCGGCTGCGCAGCGCCCAGCACCGGCGGGAGACCTACGTCGGGCCGTGGCTGCCCGAGCCGATCCTCACCGCACCCGACATCGCCGACGACGTGGCGCTGGCCGACTCGGTGTCGTTCGGGATGCTGGTGGTGCTGGAAACGCTGTCCCCGCTGGAGCGCGCGGTGTTCGTGCTGCGGGAGGCGTTCGGGTTCTCCCACGCCGAGATCGCCGGCACGCTCGGCCGGTCGGAGGATGCCGTACGCCAGCTCGCCCGGCGGGCCCGTCAGCACGTGGAGGCCCGCCGGCCGAGGTTCGAGACAGATCGGAGCACCCAGCGGGACGCGACCGAACGTTTCCTGGCGGCCGCCAACTCCGGCGACCTGGCCGGCCTGATGGACCTCCTCGCCCCCGACGTCACCCTGCACAGCGACGGCGGCGGCGTTGCCAAGGCGGCCCTGCGCGTCATCGAGGGCGCGGACAAGGTGGCCCGCTTCCTGGCCGGCATCGCCCAGAAGCCGCCACCCGAGCCGCGCACCTACCTCGCATCCGTCAACGGGCGGTTGGCGCTGGTGGTCACCTCGCGCGGGGAGCCGCACAGCGTGTTCTCGCTGGACGTCGTGGACGGCCGGGTAAGCACAATCCACGTGCAGGTCAACCCGGACAAACTGCACGGCCTGCACGACATCGTGCGGGTCGGCGACCCGGTCGGCCTCTGGCCCTGA
- a CDS encoding class I SAM-dependent methyltransferase, whose translation MATLGPRPDPECDPKEVVRRGYDAISYAYRGDHGDDPRYAQWISALTARVPGGGAVLDLGCGCGVPVSRTLSEAGYAVTGVDLSDVQIERARALVPGATFLRADASVVEFPPGSFDAIVSLYALIHIPVDEQPALLARIASWLRPGGWFLATTGHTAWTGSEENWLGAPMWWSHADAATYRAWLSRAGLTVTREEFVSEGDGGHSLFWAQRT comes from the coding sequence GTGGCAACCCTGGGGCCCAGACCCGACCCGGAGTGTGATCCGAAGGAGGTCGTACGTCGCGGGTACGACGCGATCTCGTACGCCTACCGCGGTGACCATGGCGACGACCCGCGGTACGCGCAGTGGATCAGCGCGCTGACGGCCCGTGTCCCGGGTGGCGGCGCGGTGCTCGACCTGGGCTGCGGGTGCGGGGTGCCGGTGTCCAGGACGTTGAGCGAGGCGGGGTACGCGGTCACCGGTGTCGACCTCAGCGACGTCCAGATCGAGCGGGCGCGAGCCCTCGTTCCCGGCGCGACGTTCCTGCGGGCCGACGCGTCGGTGGTGGAGTTCCCACCCGGGTCCTTCGACGCGATCGTCTCCCTCTACGCGCTCATCCACATCCCGGTCGACGAGCAGCCGGCGCTGCTGGCCCGAATCGCGTCGTGGCTGCGGCCCGGCGGCTGGTTCCTCGCCACGACGGGCCACACTGCCTGGACCGGCTCGGAGGAGAACTGGCTCGGCGCACCCATGTGGTGGAGCCACGCCGACGCCGCTACGTACCGCGCGTGGCTGTCGCGGGCGGGGCTCACCGTCACCCGCGAGGAGTTCGTGTCCGAGGGCGACGGCGGGCACAGCCTGTTCTGGGCGCAGCGGACCTGA
- a CDS encoding LLM class flavin-dependent oxidoreductase, producing MPDYGRDLAFGYFLVPNAADPLLDTARELERAGFDCIGVQDHPYQRRYVETWTLLAMIAARTERIRVFPDVANLALRPPAVLAKAAASLDVLSGGRCELGLGSGAFWDAIEAYGGTRRTPGEAITGLGEAIEVIRLLWSGQRDLRFEGRFHRLAGATSGPVPAHPIGIWLGAHGPRALRLTGRSADGWLPSLRDGDVGALVEGAARIDEAALAAGRRPADVRRVLNVAGTLTGGRSEGLLRGPADQWVDELTDLAVGLGFDTFVLWAEEPEQWRRFAAEVIPGVRAQVAAERA from the coding sequence ATGCCCGACTACGGACGGGATCTGGCGTTCGGGTACTTCCTGGTCCCGAACGCCGCCGACCCGCTGCTGGACACCGCCCGGGAGCTGGAGCGGGCCGGTTTCGACTGCATCGGAGTCCAGGACCACCCGTACCAGCGCCGGTACGTCGAGACCTGGACGCTGCTGGCGATGATCGCCGCCCGCACCGAGCGGATCCGGGTCTTCCCGGACGTGGCCAACCTCGCCCTGCGCCCACCGGCGGTGCTGGCCAAGGCCGCGGCCAGCCTGGACGTGCTCAGCGGCGGGCGGTGCGAGCTCGGCCTCGGCAGCGGTGCGTTCTGGGACGCGATCGAGGCGTACGGCGGCACGCGGCGCACCCCCGGCGAGGCGATCACCGGCCTCGGCGAGGCGATCGAGGTGATCCGGCTGCTGTGGAGCGGGCAGCGCGACCTGCGCTTCGAGGGCCGGTTCCACCGGCTCGCCGGGGCGACCTCAGGTCCGGTGCCCGCGCATCCGATCGGCATCTGGCTCGGTGCCCACGGTCCCCGTGCGCTCAGGTTGACCGGCCGGTCCGCCGACGGGTGGCTGCCCTCCCTCCGTGACGGTGACGTCGGCGCGCTGGTCGAGGGCGCGGCCCGGATCGACGAGGCCGCGCTGGCCGCGGGGCGCCGCCCGGCCGACGTACGCCGGGTGCTCAACGTCGCCGGAACGCTCACCGGCGGCCGGTCGGAGGGTCTTCTGCGCGGGCCCGCCGACCAGTGGGTGGACGAGCTCACCGACCTCGCCGTGGGGCTCGGCTTCGACACGTTCGTGTTGTGGGCGGAGGAACCGGAGCAGTGGCGGAGGTTCGCCGCGGAGGTGATCCCCGGCGTCCGCGCCCAGGTCGCGGCCGAACGCGCCTGA
- a CDS encoding rhodanese-like domain-containing protein: MTTSVRPTPERAAPVRRTIDDVLAQARARLTRLSPQQAYDRVRAGAVLVDIRPGEQRAREGHVEGAVPGALVVERNVLEWRFDPASEARLPQATGYDVEVLVLCSEGYTSSLAAAALQDLGLHRATDVEGGFVAWAAAGLPTRSG; this comes from the coding sequence GTGACCACATCCGTACGCCCGACGCCCGAGCGGGCCGCGCCCGTCCGCCGCACGATCGACGACGTACTCGCGCAGGCGCGCGCCCGGCTGACCCGCCTCAGCCCGCAGCAGGCGTACGACCGGGTGCGGGCCGGCGCGGTGCTGGTCGACATCCGCCCCGGCGAGCAGCGCGCGCGGGAGGGCCACGTCGAGGGTGCGGTGCCGGGCGCGCTGGTGGTCGAGCGGAACGTCCTGGAGTGGCGGTTCGACCCGGCCAGTGAGGCCCGGCTGCCGCAGGCGACGGGGTACGACGTCGAGGTTCTCGTCCTCTGCTCGGAGGGCTACACGTCCAGCCTCGCGGCGGCGGCGCTGCAGGATCTCGGCCTGCACCGCGCCACCGACGTCGAGGGCGGCTTCGTCGCCTGGGCCGCCGCCGGCCTGCCCACCCGGTCCGGCTGA
- a CDS encoding cysteine dioxygenase — protein sequence MSATSLNFSDTSVPFTSVPFTAGRHAGGRFTVDVPSVASAAALVRRIAAEPRLWQDRLRFGHGDERWYARLDVDPDHEVWLIGWLPGQGTGLHDHGEALGAFTVVRGVLTETSVTPATVTPAGGTTVGGGTAGGGIRPGTVVRPTRRHFAAGQVRGFGYEHVHDVANSGAVPAVSIHAYAPELTAMTRYAVVDRRLTVLSSDRAGVDW from the coding sequence ATGTCCGCGACATCTCTGAACTTCAGCGACACCTCCGTCCCCTTCACCTCCGTCCCCTTCACCGCCGGCCGCCACGCGGGCGGGCGGTTCACCGTCGACGTACCCAGCGTCGCCTCCGCCGCCGCGCTGGTACGCCGGATCGCCGCCGAGCCGCGACTGTGGCAGGACCGGCTGCGGTTCGGTCACGGCGACGAACGCTGGTACGCCCGCCTCGACGTCGACCCCGACCACGAGGTGTGGCTGATCGGCTGGCTGCCCGGGCAGGGCACCGGCCTGCACGACCACGGCGAGGCGCTCGGCGCGTTCACGGTGGTGCGCGGCGTGCTGACCGAGACCTCCGTCACCCCGGCCACCGTCACCCCGGCCGGCGGCACGACGGTCGGTGGCGGGACGGCCGGTGGCGGGATCCGCCCCGGCACCGTCGTACGTCCCACCCGCCGGCACTTCGCCGCGGGTCAGGTCCGCGGCTTCGGGTACGAGCATGTCCATGACGTCGCCAACTCCGGCGCCGTGCCCGCCGTCAGCATCCACGCGTACGCGCCCGAACTCACCGCCATGACGAGGTACGCCGTGGTGGACCGGCGGCTGACCGTCCTTTCCTCCGACCGCGCAGGAGTCGACTGGTGA
- a CDS encoding glutathione peroxidase, with protein MSIYDTPVRTLAGAPGSLADLAGRALLVVNVASKCGLTPQYTGLERLHEQYADRGFAVVGFPCNQFGGQEPGTAEEIQEFCSTTYGVTFPMYEKVEVNGPNRHPIYDELTAVPDAEGEAGDIQWNFEKFVISPDGKIVARFRPGTEPDDPKLVETIEQNLPR; from the coding sequence GTGAGCATCTACGACACCCCCGTACGAACGCTGGCCGGTGCACCCGGATCCCTGGCAGACCTGGCCGGGCGTGCCCTGCTGGTCGTCAACGTCGCGTCCAAGTGCGGCCTGACTCCGCAGTACACCGGTTTGGAGCGGCTGCACGAGCAGTACGCCGACCGCGGGTTCGCGGTCGTCGGTTTCCCGTGCAACCAGTTCGGCGGGCAGGAGCCCGGCACCGCCGAGGAGATCCAGGAGTTCTGCTCGACGACGTACGGCGTGACGTTCCCGATGTACGAGAAGGTCGAGGTCAACGGACCCAACCGGCACCCGATCTACGACGAGCTGACCGCCGTGCCCGACGCCGAGGGCGAGGCCGGCGACATCCAGTGGAACTTCGAGAAGTTCGTGATCTCACCGGACGGCAAGATCGTCGCGCGGTTCCGCCCCGGCACCGAGCCGGACGACCCCAAGCTGGTGGAGACGATCGAGCAGAACCTGCCGAGGTAG